In the genome of Myxococcales bacterium, one region contains:
- a CDS encoding AAA family ATPase produces MADESVALRERLARATPDRPAALAGYDVTGVLGRGGMGAVYRALDRARGVPVALKTVLAADATAGVQLKREFRVVAGLSHPNLAQVYELAWADGIWFFVMELVDGIDLTTWARGPRRKRDAPELPLLSAAITVRDGPSDGSPRRAPQGRFDILNAPTRSPETADTVVDGSATSPSARTLLGRSGQTVAPPLRSPAELRSALLQLVAGVRALHDVGLRHGDLKPANVLVRPDGRVVVVDFGLTQPVGESGIHGGTPLYMAPELLTNKGAEGGPSSDWYALGIMLYELLTGVVPTRDSGSIFELLCIRSSGPPTSVQELVAEAPDDLSAACAVLLSPVPVERPDADALAKLFSGGFPAPNRDARRTFRTPFIGRRVELDQLEQALARARAGCSTLAHASGPSGIGKSALVRQFLRATEDLDLALVLRGCCYERENVPYKAFDGIVDSLAGWLDGLDEDSVSPLLPTWAGELTDAFPVLASVPPFAAAHAALGPRPEAQEHRRRTWSALAELIDNVSRRRPLVLFIDDLQWTDADSTTVLQTLARGSSERSLLLLASFREQEASSCPDLAGYFSDCRGLREAGALVEVPIGALPLDDAEVLARETLRGLGASDGEKLAERIARESGQMPFFIEFLARYLTEASTGGSASSITLDDVSLADALLTRLDALPTTQRALVELVAVSDRPVPQAIVFEAARLDAGALPELLAVCSASLLQWAGAGPEDLVSSYHDRIREAVLAAIDPASVQRRHLELGRSFATRCADVGTDAQDGSDSPWLFDAARHLDAAEGLIDEPGERQRASRILLAAGQRAQRAAAFPLALRCFEAVRRFLPTNAWNSAYEIALTTAVASAECAWLSGDFERARARLDEVYVSARSTLDRVRAWHVDIAARIAQQDLLGAIAVGRGGLAELDVTLPVAPSDDDVGAAVQRAMGALGDEGAGRLESLPAVEDPLVQAAMMLLVDLSSSAYYALPALLPILACELIVSSVQKGPSAATPFGLAVFGIVQNAIGMQAQAHETGRLAHRMIERWPDRRLEVRTRLVVHNNVCSWTVPLESTLDDLLATYQLGRATGDFEFAAIAAQCWATNAFVAGRPLDEVERTAGELATFMRAHQQNNALLLHRPLERLVGCMRGTTATPDSLSGDGFDEEQTLAAAEAAGSASVSFVTLSDMLVARYHFGSPEAAWVVATRALPFMGGAASTHHLSTYHLYAPLAASRCLSRADAELEARLWARIDASISQLEAWNAAGAANFAHRLLLVRAERAQARHEAAAARSFYDQALEAVRRTAYVNDEGLVAELAGRFHLATDVDHGRQLLAQAKDGYARWGAHAKVAALQSLLA; encoded by the coding sequence ATGGCAGACGAGTCCGTGGCCCTCAGGGAGCGCCTCGCCCGCGCGACGCCCGATCGTCCCGCAGCGCTGGCTGGTTACGACGTCACTGGCGTGCTCGGCCGCGGCGGTATGGGCGCGGTGTATCGTGCGCTGGATCGCGCTCGCGGCGTACCCGTCGCGCTGAAGACGGTGCTCGCAGCCGACGCAACCGCCGGCGTGCAGCTCAAGCGCGAGTTCCGCGTGGTCGCAGGGCTCTCGCACCCCAACTTGGCGCAGGTCTACGAGCTCGCCTGGGCAGACGGCATCTGGTTCTTCGTCATGGAATTGGTCGATGGCATCGATCTCACGACCTGGGCACGCGGACCACGCAGGAAGCGCGACGCTCCCGAGCTGCCGCTCCTCAGCGCGGCGATCACGGTGCGCGATGGCCCGTCCGACGGCTCGCCGAGGCGCGCGCCGCAGGGCCGCTTCGACATTCTGAACGCGCCGACGCGCAGCCCCGAAACGGCGGACACGGTCGTGGACGGGTCGGCGACCAGCCCATCGGCACGGACGCTGCTTGGAAGGAGTGGGCAAACCGTGGCTCCGCCATTGCGCAGCCCGGCCGAGCTGCGCAGCGCGCTGCTCCAGCTGGTGGCTGGCGTTCGGGCCTTGCACGACGTTGGACTTCGTCATGGCGATCTCAAGCCTGCCAACGTGCTCGTGCGCCCCGACGGCCGCGTCGTCGTCGTCGACTTTGGTCTCACCCAACCGGTTGGCGAAAGCGGCATCCACGGTGGGACGCCGCTCTACATGGCGCCCGAGCTGCTGACGAACAAAGGCGCCGAGGGCGGGCCGTCGTCCGACTGGTACGCGCTGGGTATCATGCTGTACGAGCTGTTGACCGGGGTCGTTCCCACTCGAGACAGCGGGAGCATCTTCGAGCTGCTCTGCATTCGGTCGTCCGGTCCACCAACGTCTGTACAAGAACTAGTGGCAGAGGCGCCTGATGACCTCAGCGCCGCGTGCGCGGTGCTGCTGTCGCCAGTCCCAGTTGAACGCCCCGACGCCGATGCGCTCGCCAAACTCTTTAGTGGGGGTTTCCCCGCGCCCAACCGCGACGCGCGCCGGACCTTCCGGACGCCGTTCATCGGGCGCCGTGTGGAGCTCGACCAGCTCGAGCAGGCGCTGGCGCGAGCGCGAGCCGGCTGCTCGACGCTGGCTCACGCCTCCGGGCCCTCCGGCATCGGGAAGTCGGCCCTGGTGCGCCAGTTCCTGCGCGCCACCGAAGATCTCGACCTGGCGCTCGTGCTGCGCGGGTGTTGCTACGAGCGCGAGAATGTTCCTTACAAGGCGTTCGACGGGATCGTCGACTCGCTCGCGGGCTGGCTCGACGGCCTCGACGAGGACAGCGTCTCTCCCCTCCTCCCGACCTGGGCCGGCGAACTAACGGATGCTTTTCCAGTCCTCGCGAGCGTGCCGCCCTTCGCCGCCGCCCACGCTGCCCTGGGGCCCCGCCCGGAAGCACAGGAGCATCGCCGACGAACGTGGAGCGCCCTGGCGGAGCTGATCGACAACGTGAGTCGCCGCCGCCCGCTCGTGCTCTTCATCGACGACCTGCAGTGGACCGACGCGGATAGCACGACCGTGCTCCAAACCCTGGCCAGGGGTTCGTCGGAGCGCTCGCTGCTCCTGCTCGCGTCCTTCCGCGAACAGGAAGCCTCATCGTGTCCCGACTTGGCCGGCTACTTCTCGGACTGCCGAGGCTTGCGCGAGGCGGGCGCGCTCGTGGAAGTGCCAATCGGCGCGCTGCCGCTCGACGACGCGGAAGTCCTCGCACGCGAGACGTTGCGCGGCCTGGGGGCCTCGGACGGGGAGAAGCTCGCCGAACGCATCGCGCGTGAATCCGGGCAAATGCCTTTTTTCATCGAATTTCTGGCGCGCTATCTCACCGAGGCCAGCACGGGCGGTAGTGCATCGAGCATCACGCTGGACGACGTGTCATTGGCCGATGCTTTGCTCACACGGCTCGACGCGCTCCCGACCACCCAGCGTGCGCTCGTGGAGCTGGTTGCGGTTTCCGACCGTCCCGTCCCCCAAGCCATCGTGTTCGAAGCCGCACGGCTCGACGCGGGCGCGTTACCAGAGCTCTTGGCCGTATGTTCCGCGTCCTTGCTGCAGTGGGCGGGGGCCGGCCCGGAAGACCTCGTCTCGAGCTACCACGATCGGATCCGCGAAGCCGTCCTGGCGGCGATCGACCCGGCGTCCGTGCAACGCCGGCACTTGGAACTGGGTCGGTCGTTCGCGACACGCTGTGCTGACGTCGGCACCGACGCGCAAGACGGCAGCGACTCTCCCTGGCTGTTCGACGCTGCGCGCCACCTCGACGCAGCCGAAGGGCTGATCGACGAGCCTGGGGAGCGGCAGAGGGCCAGCCGGATCCTGCTCGCGGCAGGCCAGAGGGCGCAACGCGCCGCGGCGTTTCCGCTGGCGCTCCGCTGCTTCGAAGCCGTCCGCCGATTCTTGCCCACGAATGCTTGGAACTCTGCCTACGAGATCGCCCTTACGACCGCCGTGGCCTCCGCGGAGTGCGCCTGGCTTTCAGGTGACTTCGAGCGCGCACGAGCCCGCTTGGACGAGGTCTATGTCAGTGCACGGTCCACGCTCGATCGCGTCCGAGCCTGGCATGTCGACATCGCGGCACGCATTGCCCAACAGGATCTGCTCGGCGCGATTGCGGTCGGCCGCGGCGGCCTCGCCGAGCTGGACGTCACGCTCCCGGTCGCGCCAAGCGACGACGACGTCGGCGCAGCGGTCCAGCGCGCGATGGGTGCGCTGGGCGACGAGGGTGCGGGACGCCTCGAGTCCCTGCCTGCGGTCGAAGACCCGTTGGTGCAGGCAGCGATGATGCTGCTCGTCGATCTGTCCTCGTCGGCGTACTACGCGCTCCCGGCGCTCCTACCCATCCTCGCGTGCGAGCTCATCGTGTCTTCGGTTCAAAAGGGGCCGTCGGCGGCCACGCCCTTCGGTCTCGCGGTGTTCGGCATCGTGCAGAACGCGATCGGCATGCAGGCCCAAGCCCACGAGACCGGCCGGCTCGCCCATCGGATGATCGAACGCTGGCCGGATCGTCGGTTGGAGGTCCGCACCCGACTCGTGGTGCACAACAACGTCTGCAGCTGGACGGTTCCACTCGAAAGCACACTCGACGACCTGCTCGCCACGTATCAGCTCGGCCGGGCAACCGGCGACTTCGAATTCGCGGCCATCGCGGCGCAGTGCTGGGCGACGAACGCGTTCGTGGCCGGGCGGCCTCTGGACGAGGTCGAGCGCACGGCCGGCGAGCTCGCGACTTTCATGCGAGCCCACCAGCAAAATAACGCGCTTCTCCTGCACCGCCCGCTCGAGCGCTTGGTCGGCTGCATGCGAGGAACGACGGCGACGCCGGACTCACTGTCTGGCGACGGGTTCGACGAGGAGCAGACCCTCGCCGCCGCGGAGGCCGCCGGCAGTGCGAGCGTGTCGTTCGTCACGCTCAGCGACATGCTAGTGGCTCGCTACCACTTCGGGTCTCCCGAGGCGGCCTGGGTCGTGGCAACGCGGGCGCTGCCTTTCATGGGTGGAGCTGCTTCGACCCATCACCTCTCGACCTACCATCTGTACGCACCCCTCGCGGCGTCGCGCTGCCTCTCTCGGGCCGATGCGGAGCTCGAAGCACGGCTCTGGGCGCGCATCGACGCCAGCATCAGCCAGCTCGAAGCCTGGAATGCGGCGGGCGCAGCCAACTTCGCGCATCGTTTGCTCCTGGTCCGAGCCGAACGGGCGCAGGCTCGTCACGAGGCCGCTGCAGCGCGAAGCTTCTACGACCAGGCGCTCGAGGCTGTGCGTCGCACGGCCTACGTGAACGACGAGGGGCTCGTCGCCGAGCTTGCGGGCCGCTTTCATCTAGCCACCGACGTCGACCACGGGCGCCAACTCCTGGCGCAAGCGAAGGACGGCTACGCCCGCTGGGGTGCCCACGCGAAGGTCGCTGCCCTGCAATCCCTGCTCGCTTGA
- a CDS encoding dienelactone hydrolase family protein: protein MCDDTTEEENKRHLEKIGRREFSAGAGAVAAALITGCDGPAAVAPPASAAPPHPQPAPTPEPPVTKPKPEPEAATDPKLTQRKVNVPTPEGTAEGFLVAPKEGKHPGVIVWPDVAGLRPAFEKMATRLASDGYAVLVVNHYYRSSKLPILKNFAEWRTEEGKAKIAPMREALTPEAIAKDGAAYAKWLDEQPEVDTSRKLATTGYCMGGPFTFRTAAAAPNRVGAIGSFHGGGLVTKEPSSPHKLLPKMKAAALICIAQNDDEREPDAKTTLKKAADAAKLTAEIEVYPAQHGWCAIDSPVYDAQQAERAHGRLLALLQKHL from the coding sequence ATGTGCGACGACACGACCGAAGAGGAGAACAAGCGCCACCTGGAGAAGATTGGGCGACGCGAGTTCAGCGCCGGCGCCGGGGCTGTCGCGGCGGCCTTGATCACCGGGTGTGACGGCCCGGCTGCGGTGGCGCCGCCAGCTTCGGCCGCACCTCCTCACCCGCAACCGGCACCGACCCCCGAGCCACCCGTGACCAAGCCGAAGCCCGAACCGGAAGCAGCGACCGATCCCAAGCTCACGCAGCGGAAGGTGAACGTCCCCACTCCAGAAGGGACTGCGGAAGGCTTCCTCGTCGCACCCAAGGAAGGGAAGCATCCGGGGGTGATCGTATGGCCGGACGTCGCCGGCCTGCGACCGGCGTTCGAGAAGATGGCAACGCGGCTGGCCAGCGACGGCTACGCCGTCTTGGTCGTCAATCACTACTACCGGTCGTCGAAGCTGCCGATCCTGAAGAACTTCGCCGAATGGCGCACGGAAGAGGGCAAGGCCAAGATTGCGCCGATGCGCGAAGCGCTGACCCCGGAGGCCATCGCCAAGGATGGCGCTGCTTACGCGAAGTGGCTCGACGAGCAACCCGAGGTAGACACCTCTCGCAAGCTGGCCACTACCGGCTACTGCATGGGCGGCCCGTTCACCTTCCGCACGGCCGCCGCCGCGCCGAACCGCGTGGGGGCCATCGGGTCATTTCACGGTGGCGGGTTGGTCACCAAGGAGCCCAGCAGTCCACACAAGCTCCTGCCCAAGATGAAGGCGGCGGCACTGATCTGCATCGCGCAGAACGACGACGAGCGGGAGCCGGATGCGAAGACCACGTTGAAGAAGGCTGCGGACGCCGCGAAGCTCACTGCCGAGATCGAGGTCTACCCGGCGCAGCACGGCTGGTGTGCCATCGACTCACCCGTCTACGACGCGCAGCAGGCCGAGCGCGCCCACGGCCGCCTGCTCGCTCTGCTGCAGAAGCACCTGTGA